A region from the Desulfoglaeba alkanexedens ALDC genome encodes:
- a CDS encoding NAD-dependent epimerase/dehydratase family protein — protein sequence MTKWLITGGCGFIGRNLVKSLIEEGGHFIRVVDNLRVGSREDLSAVCSFEEIPLEGKIRSTNIEIRDNDQKAKETNPKQKKNSSRFGHSDFENSDFEFRASGPKVQLIVADILDASIALELCQGIDVIVHLAANTGVAPSVADPVMDCRTNVLGTLNYLEAARHCKALRFVFASSGVPVGEVEPPIHEELAPHPVSPYGASKLAGEGYCSAYFRTFGVETVCLRFGNVYGPLSGKKDSVVAKFIKQALAGETVEIYGDGTQTRDFIDVSDLIGAIRLAASKPDIGGETFQIATSREHTVNEVAAMLQKELKAQKDIDMKITHGQPRPGDVRRNFSDISKAREVLGWESSIGLEEGISKVVEWFSKQTKSIEPIP from the coding sequence ATGACAAAATGGCTAATAACAGGCGGCTGCGGCTTCATCGGCAGGAATCTCGTAAAATCCCTGATTGAAGAGGGCGGTCACTTCATCCGCGTCGTGGACAACCTCAGGGTGGGTTCGAGGGAAGACCTTTCTGCGGTCTGTAGCTTCGAAGAGATTCCTTTGGAAGGAAAAATTCGAAGCACGAATATCGAAATTCGAGACAATGACCAAAAAGCCAAGGAAACAAATCCAAAACAGAAAAAAAATAGCAGTCGTTTCGGTCATTCGGATTTTGAAAATTCGGATTTCGAATTTCGTGCTTCCGGACCGAAGGTCCAGTTGATCGTCGCCGACATCCTTGACGCCTCGATTGCCCTTGAGCTCTGCCAAGGCATTGACGTTATCGTCCACCTCGCCGCCAACACCGGCGTCGCGCCGTCGGTGGCGGATCCGGTGATGGACTGCCGCACCAACGTCCTGGGGACCCTCAACTATTTAGAGGCGGCCCGGCACTGCAAGGCGCTGCGCTTCGTCTTCGCCTCCTCCGGGGTCCCGGTGGGAGAGGTGGAGCCGCCCATTCACGAGGAGCTGGCGCCTCATCCGGTTTCCCCTTACGGGGCGAGCAAGCTGGCCGGCGAAGGGTATTGTTCGGCCTACTTTCGCACCTTCGGGGTGGAAACGGTCTGCCTGCGCTTCGGCAACGTCTACGGGCCGCTTTCGGGCAAAAAGGACTCGGTGGTGGCCAAGTTCATCAAACAAGCGCTGGCAGGTGAAACGGTGGAAATCTACGGCGACGGCACCCAGACCCGGGACTTTATCGACGTCTCGGATCTGATCGGCGCCATCCGCCTGGCGGCGAGCAAGCCCGATATCGGCGGCGAGACCTTCCAGATCGCCACCAGCCGGGAGCACACGGTCAACGAAGTGGCCGCCATGCTGCAAAAAGAGCTCAAGGCTCAAAAAGATATCGACATGAAAATTACCCACGGCCAGCCCCGCCCGGGCGATGTGCGCCGCAACTTCTCTGATATCTCGAAGGCCAGGGAGGTGCTGGGGTGGGAAAGCAGCATCGGCCTTGAGGAGGGGATCTCGAAGGTTGTCGAATGGTTTTCAAAACAAACCAAAAGCATAGAACCTATCCCATGA
- a CDS encoding DegT/DnrJ/EryC1/StrS family aminotransferase, giving the protein MNPSEKPIYVTQPFLPPLDELQPYLKQIWESKQLTNGGPFHQELERKLADYLGVEHIALLSNGTLALVTALQTLRITGEVITTPFSFVATSHSLLWNGIRPVFVDIEPVTLNLDPEKIEAAITPHTTAILPVHVYGKPSDVDNIQKIADIYGLKVIYDAAHSFGVKYKDESLLKHGDLSILSFHATKVFNTFEGGAIVCPDAKTKRRVDDLKNFGFANEVTVVAPGINAKMNELQAAIGLLQLKYIDKAIERRREIDTQYREQLSRVTGITCPSLPPDTVYNHAYFPILVEKEYPLSRDGLYDKLRQHNIFPRRYFYPLISDFPMYRGLPSAVQSNLPVARKVADKVLCLPIYPLLTSEAQEQVIDLIAGN; this is encoded by the coding sequence ATGAACCCATCCGAGAAGCCAATATATGTCACCCAGCCTTTTCTTCCCCCATTGGACGAGTTACAGCCTTATCTGAAGCAAATCTGGGAAAGCAAACAGCTTACCAACGGCGGCCCGTTTCATCAGGAGCTGGAGAGAAAACTGGCCGATTATCTTGGTGTAGAACACATTGCCCTGCTTTCCAACGGGACCCTTGCCCTCGTGACAGCGCTTCAAACATTGCGCATAACTGGCGAGGTTATTACCACACCTTTTTCCTTTGTAGCTACTTCGCATTCTCTTTTATGGAATGGAATCAGACCCGTTTTTGTAGACATTGAGCCTGTAACGCTCAACCTTGATCCGGAAAAGATCGAAGCCGCAATAACGCCTCACACAACCGCGATTTTGCCGGTGCATGTTTATGGAAAGCCATCTGATGTGGACAATATACAAAAGATTGCCGATATCTATGGATTAAAGGTCATTTATGATGCGGCGCATTCATTTGGAGTCAAGTATAAAGATGAGAGTCTTTTGAAACACGGTGATCTGTCGATTTTGAGCTTCCATGCAACAAAGGTTTTTAATACCTTTGAAGGAGGGGCCATCGTCTGCCCAGACGCGAAAACAAAAAGACGGGTTGACGACCTGAAGAATTTCGGTTTTGCCAATGAGGTAACAGTCGTTGCACCTGGCATCAACGCCAAGATGAATGAATTACAGGCGGCAATTGGGCTGTTGCAGTTGAAATATATTGATAAAGCGATTGAGAGGCGCCGGGAAATAGACACGCAATACCGTGAGCAACTTTCAAGAGTCACGGGCATTACATGCCCATCCTTGCCCCCCGATACGGTTTACAATCACGCCTACTTTCCTATATTGGTTGAAAAAGAGTATCCCCTGTCCCGTGATGGGCTTTATGATAAACTCCGCCAACACAATATTTTCCCTAGACGTTATTTCTACCCGTTGATTAGCGATTTCCCGATGTATCGCGGGTTGCCGTCGGCCGTACAGTCAAATCTGCCAGTAGCACGAAAAGTGGCTGATAAGGTGTTGTGCCTGCCAATTTATCCATTATTGACATCTGAAGCGCAGGAACAGGTAATTGATTTAATAGCGGGGAATTGA
- a CDS encoding DUF2281 domain-containing protein, producing the protein MPALNEVDRIIFEKVSSLPDNQKREVLSFIEFLQIKQDKEFIDYVNEMTTKTLKDKQAKKKFLSLNELQAEYDRI; encoded by the coding sequence ATGCCTGCCTTAAACGAAGTTGATAGAATTATTTTTGAAAAAGTATCTAGCTTGCCAGATAACCAAAAAAGAGAAGTATTGTCTTTTATCGAATTCTTGCAGATAAAACAGGACAAGGAATTTATCGACTACGTAAACGAAATGACTACGAAAACGCTTAAAGATAAACAAGCTAAGAAAAAATTCCTTTCGCTGAACGAATTGCAAGCAGAATATGACAGAATTTAG
- a CDS encoding DUF1902 domain-containing protein: MTTKKPFFIRAEWDEEARVWVATSEDVPGLATEAETVEDLVEKLRGMIPELLEANGISLDEEVPFEVLSRRFESALPYHTDVFNG; this comes from the coding sequence ATGACAACAAAAAAACCGTTTTTTATTCGTGCAGAATGGGACGAAGAAGCGCGCGTCTGGGTTGCGACCAGCGAGGATGTTCCGGGACTTGCTACAGAAGCTGAAACCGTGGAAGACTTGGTCGAAAAGCTTCGAGGCATGATACCTGAACTTCTGGAGGCAAACGGGATATCACTGGATGAGGAAGTCCCTTTCGAGGTCCTGTCGCGACGATTCGAATCGGCCTTACCATACCATACGGATGTTTTTAATGGCTGA
- a CDS encoding acyltransferase → MGMLPRDVIESMGFACVGNNIQISDRATFYGINRIKLASNVRIDDFCVLSAGAGGIEIGNYVHIAVYTSLIGTGKISLGDFCNLSSRVSIYSSNDDYSGATLTNPTVPDKYKKVTHAKVFLGRHVIVGSGSVILPGVRLEDGVAVGALSLVTKDCKPFGIYAGNPAKRIKERRQDFLELEKLLMEDVGCFS, encoded by the coding sequence ATGGGAATGTTACCGCGTGATGTGATCGAATCCATGGGGTTTGCTTGTGTTGGGAATAATATTCAGATTTCCGATAGAGCTACGTTTTACGGAATTAACCGGATCAAACTGGCCAGTAATGTCCGCATTGATGATTTTTGCGTGCTTTCAGCTGGTGCTGGCGGTATTGAAATAGGCAACTATGTTCACATAGCGGTTTATACATCGCTCATCGGAACGGGAAAAATCTCACTTGGGGATTTTTGCAACCTGTCGTCCAGAGTTTCAATTTATTCCAGCAACGATGATTATTCCGGTGCAACGCTGACAAACCCAACGGTACCTGATAAGTATAAAAAGGTTACACATGCCAAGGTTTTCTTGGGACGTCATGTCATTGTTGGCAGTGGGTCTGTGATATTACCTGGCGTTCGGCTCGAAGATGGAGTTGCTGTCGGTGCTTTGAGTCTGGTTACAAAAGATTGCAAGCCCTTTGGTATTTATGCAGGTAATCCGGCGAAACGAATAAAAGAACGCCGCCAAGATTTCTTAGAACTTGAAAAACTACTTATGGAAGATGTTGGGTGTTTCTCATAA
- a CDS encoding TDP-N-acetylfucosamine:lipid II N-acetylfucosaminyltransferase produces MFLINVEQNMFLHIVHDEKFIDAAYRIFEEASPGENAFILFSEKKPLRYIKKTPIQFVGRFAFLNRNFLNSLKNYEAIFFHFLTEQDMQLLARADKSVKFVWIGWGADYYDLIVGDRTKLFKQKTLAFYGTQLIDDQKQTMKSKLKKIIKPLIYKNIDKRDIVNRISYFAPVIDEDYLLLQQALPDFRPAYLSWNYGTLEDDMLKGFGGSMVGGNNILVGNSASYENNHLDVFAILSNVHLGFRKVLCPLSYGDQQYGEAVVKEGEKIFGNNFVPIRNFMPIKEYVSLVSSCSSVLMGHLRQQAVGNIIIMMYLGAKIFLDKRNPVYNFFNKKCAIIFNLDDFNAETLNKELTLEEIETNRQILKNHWSRDIILEKTKTLIASAKGLRDET; encoded by the coding sequence GTGTTTCTCATAAACGTTGAACAGAATATGTTTCTCCATATTGTCCATGATGAAAAATTTATTGATGCGGCCTACCGCATTTTCGAAGAAGCCAGTCCTGGCGAGAATGCGTTTATCTTATTTTCTGAAAAGAAACCGCTTCGATACATCAAGAAAACACCGATACAGTTTGTTGGCCGTTTTGCTTTTTTAAATAGAAACTTTCTAAATTCTCTTAAAAATTACGAAGCTATCTTTTTTCACTTTCTTACTGAACAGGACATGCAACTTCTTGCTAGAGCGGATAAGTCGGTAAAGTTTGTCTGGATTGGATGGGGTGCCGATTATTATGACCTTATAGTTGGCGACAGAACAAAACTCTTCAAACAAAAAACTTTAGCTTTCTACGGCACACAGCTTATTGATGACCAGAAACAGACGATGAAGTCGAAATTGAAGAAGATAATCAAACCTCTTATTTATAAGAACATAGACAAACGAGATATCGTGAATCGCATTAGTTATTTCGCGCCTGTTATTGACGAAGATTATCTGTTGTTGCAACAAGCTTTGCCAGACTTTCGCCCTGCTTATCTGTCCTGGAATTATGGTACACTTGAGGATGATATGCTGAAAGGATTTGGAGGCAGCATGGTTGGGGGCAATAACATCCTTGTAGGTAACAGCGCGTCTTATGAAAACAATCATTTGGATGTTTTTGCTATCCTTTCAAATGTACATTTAGGTTTTCGAAAGGTACTTTGCCCATTGAGCTATGGAGATCAGCAGTACGGGGAGGCGGTTGTAAAAGAAGGAGAAAAAATATTTGGCAATAATTTCGTGCCGATCAGAAATTTCATGCCGATAAAAGAATATGTTTCGCTGGTGAGTTCATGTTCCTCGGTTTTAATGGGACATTTGCGACAGCAGGCAGTTGGAAATATCATTATTATGATGTACTTGGGTGCAAAAATTTTTTTGGACAAACGGAACCCGGTATATAATTTCTTTAATAAAAAGTGCGCGATAATATTCAACTTGGATGATTTCAATGCGGAAACGCTGAATAAGGAATTGACTTTAGAAGAAATAGAAACAAACAGGCAAATTCTAAAAAATCACTGGAGTCGAGATATTATCTTAGAGAAAACAAAAACATTGATCGCATCAGCAAAAGGCCTGAGAGATGAAACCTAG
- a CDS encoding NAD-dependent epimerase/dehydratase family protein, whose amino-acid sequence MRTLAKHGIRSCKSEVGGEPAELDGIVEIWGTGKPLREFLWSLDMAEVCVFLMERDERG is encoded by the coding sequence CTGCGAACTTTGGCCAAGCACGGCATTAGAAGCTGCAAATCAGAGGTCGGAGGTGAGCCGGCGGAGCTTGACGGCATCGTGGAAATCTGGGGGACGGGCAAACCGTTGCGGGAGTTTCTCTGGAGCCTGGACATGGCCGAGGTCTGCGTGTTCCTGATGGAGCGGGACGAGCGTGGATGA
- the wecB gene encoding non-hydrolyzing UDP-N-acetylglucosamine 2-epimerase, with the protein MHNNEIEMKSNKKIIHLIAAARPNFMKIAPLYHALAKEEWANPVIVHTGQHYDLNMSDTFFRDLNLPDPHIYLNVGRGTHAEQTGGVMIAYEKILLENRPDLVVVVGDVNSTVACSLAAVKLGIKVAHLEAGLRSFDRTMPEEINRIVTDAIADYLWTPSPDGNENLLHEGVDPAKITMVGNIMIDSLVMMTPAILREKTREDLGVDDKDYGVVTLHRPANVDSPDILLNLCDALIRVSEKTSLVFPVHPRTAKNLREFGLYEHLSNAKGIILTEPLGYNAFMNLVFGCKFVITDSGGVQEETTYLKIPCLTLRPNTERPITVTQGTNHLSTPDKIEADLKKVVEQDRHNTPLFWDGRTAARVVDIIKATFS; encoded by the coding sequence ATGCATAATAATGAAATAGAAATGAAAAGCAATAAGAAGATAATCCACCTGATCGCCGCTGCACGGCCGAACTTCATGAAGATTGCCCCTCTGTACCACGCGCTTGCAAAGGAGGAATGGGCGAATCCGGTAATCGTTCACACGGGGCAGCATTATGACCTCAACATGTCGGATACGTTTTTCCGCGACCTTAATCTTCCCGATCCACACATTTATCTGAACGTCGGAAGGGGAACCCACGCCGAGCAGACCGGCGGGGTCATGATTGCCTACGAAAAGATTCTCTTAGAAAACCGGCCTGATTTGGTTGTTGTCGTCGGGGATGTCAATTCCACGGTTGCATGCAGCCTGGCCGCCGTTAAATTGGGAATCAAGGTTGCGCATCTGGAGGCAGGGCTTCGCTCTTTTGACCGCACGATGCCGGAAGAGATCAACCGCATCGTTACCGATGCAATTGCAGATTATCTCTGGACGCCCTCTCCGGACGGCAACGAAAATCTCCTTCATGAAGGCGTTGACCCAGCCAAAATTACAATGGTGGGAAATATCATGATTGATTCCCTCGTGATGATGACGCCAGCGATTCTCCGGGAAAAAACGCGCGAAGATTTAGGGGTTGACGATAAAGATTATGGCGTTGTCACCCTTCACCGTCCGGCCAACGTGGACAGTCCGGATATTTTGTTAAATCTTTGCGATGCGCTGATTCGTGTTTCGGAAAAGACCAGCCTCGTTTTTCCGGTTCACCCGCGCACCGCAAAAAATCTGCGTGAATTCGGTCTCTACGAGCATCTCAGCAATGCGAAAGGAATTATTTTGACGGAGCCTCTCGGCTACAACGCATTTATGAATCTGGTATTCGGGTGCAAATTTGTCATCACGGATTCCGGCGGCGTCCAGGAAGAGACGACCTATCTGAAGATTCCCTGCCTGACACTCCGACCTAATACAGAGCGGCCCATTACCGTTACGCAGGGGACAAATCACCTGAGTACCCCTGACAAGATAGAGGCTGACCTTAAAAAAGTGGTTGAGCAGGATAGGCATAATACCCCTTTGTTCTGGGATGGAAGAACAGCAGCGAGGGTTGTTGATATTATTAAAGCGACGTTTTCTTGA
- the rfbG gene encoding CDP-glucose 4,6-dehydratase translates to MITGSDDETEKLPMSSLFSDIFQSRRVFLTGHTGFKGSWLAFWLTRLGARVTGYALAPETSPNHFDLLNLPIQSIIADIRDAAALRKAVKESAPEIVFHLAAQPLVRRSYREPVETFATNVMGTVNLLEACRRTDSVRAVVIITSDKCYENREWVWGYRENDSMGGYDPYSASKGCAELVTSSWRNSFFHPDQFGKTHNTLVASARAGNVIGGGDWSEDRLVPDIVRGVEAGRPMIIRNPEATRPWQHVLEPLSGYLMLGQKLLEGKREYAQAWNFGPSDEDSLPAAEVVRLFKANWDAFEYELKPDARQPHEAGLLKLDCSKARAVLKWRPVWGNRETIEKTAGWYKEYYENKRIRTERDLEDYVIAVRRESHCRTEGIKP, encoded by the coding sequence ATGATAACGGGATCGGATGACGAAACGGAAAAGTTGCCCATGTCGTCTCTCTTCAGTGACATCTTTCAGTCCAGGCGGGTTTTTCTCACCGGCCACACCGGGTTCAAAGGCTCCTGGCTGGCCTTCTGGCTCACCCGTCTGGGCGCCCGGGTCACCGGATACGCCTTGGCCCCGGAAACCTCCCCGAACCATTTCGATCTGCTGAATCTACCCATCCAATCCATCATCGCAGACATCCGGGATGCGGCCGCCCTTCGCAAAGCCGTTAAAGAAAGCGCCCCGGAGATCGTCTTCCACCTGGCGGCCCAACCCCTGGTGCGCCGCTCCTACCGGGAACCGGTGGAAACCTTCGCCACCAATGTCATGGGCACGGTGAATCTGCTGGAGGCTTGCCGCCGCACCGATTCCGTCCGGGCGGTGGTGATCATCACTTCGGACAAGTGCTACGAGAACCGCGAATGGGTCTGGGGCTACCGGGAAAATGATTCCATGGGCGGCTACGACCCCTACAGCGCTTCCAAGGGGTGTGCCGAGCTGGTCACCTCCAGTTGGCGCAATTCTTTTTTTCATCCGGACCAGTTCGGAAAAACCCACAACACCTTGGTGGCCAGCGCCCGGGCCGGCAACGTCATCGGCGGAGGGGACTGGAGCGAGGATCGTCTGGTTCCGGATATCGTACGGGGCGTGGAAGCCGGCCGGCCCATGATCATCCGCAACCCCGAGGCCACCCGGCCGTGGCAGCACGTGCTGGAGCCGCTAAGCGGCTATCTCATGCTGGGGCAAAAGCTCCTCGAAGGCAAAAGGGAATATGCCCAGGCGTGGAATTTCGGCCCGTCCGATGAGGACAGCCTCCCCGCGGCCGAAGTGGTGCGATTGTTCAAGGCCAACTGGGATGCATTTGAATACGAACTGAAACCCGATGCCCGGCAGCCCCACGAGGCCGGCCTGCTCAAGCTTGATTGTTCCAAAGCCAGGGCTGTGTTAAAGTGGCGCCCGGTGTGGGGAAACCGGGAAACCATTGAAAAAACGGCGGGATGGTATAAAGAATACTACGAGAATAAGCGCATCCGGACGGAGCGGGATTTGGAAGACTACGTCATTGCAGTCCGGCGCGAAAGCCATTGCCGGACAGAGGGAATAAAACCATGA
- a CDS encoding type II toxin-antitoxin system HicA family toxin yields MADFTPELKRLLRDAGCRFDRKGKGDHEIWYSPITNVRLAVDQKIKSRHTANAVLKQAGLPKKF; encoded by the coding sequence ATGGCTGATTTTACGCCGGAGTTGAAGAGACTCTTGCGGGATGCAGGCTGCCGATTCGATCGAAAAGGCAAGGGTGATCACGAGATTTGGTACAGTCCTATTACCAATGTTCGCTTAGCGGTTGACCAAAAAATCAAATCAAGGCACACTGCAAATGCTGTTTTAAAGCAAGCCGGATTACCAAAGAAGTTTTAG
- a CDS encoding type II toxin-antitoxin system RelE family toxin, translating into MTEFRLLISPAAHRDLKKLPPDIQKKVVYEHLPTIERDPFGVGYPLYGALKGELSYYFGRKPEYRIIYYVENEIITVNIIGSRENLYKRARKRYRKK; encoded by the coding sequence ATGACAGAATTTAGACTGCTGATTTCACCTGCTGCGCATCGCGACCTTAAAAAGCTGCCCCCTGATATCCAAAAAAAGGTTGTCTACGAACACTTGCCTACAATTGAAAGAGATCCATTTGGGGTTGGTTATCCGTTATATGGTGCATTGAAAGGTGAGCTTTCTTATTATTTTGGAAGAAAACCGGAATACCGGATCATATATTATGTCGAAAATGAAATTATCACGGTAAATATAATTGGTAGTAGAGAGAATCTATACAAACGAGCAAGAAAACGATACCGCAAAAAATAA
- a CDS encoding IS110 family transposase, with amino-acid sequence MVRDEATRYEQFCQFKQQVRGSDSHLIVGIDVAKDRHHAFFGMPTGRTLLRRLIFENSRDGFEQLTTRAEQLRRQHGLSQVVYAVEPTGNYHKPLAHWLQSRGQMLVLVSNKAIAENRQTLDGRWDKNDTKDSANVADLVCQGKCQFFEKPEPDIVTLRSLLALRRRLKKYEHALRMQIRNGLIVKYFPEFDALWGSCLEENLRLVGECLSPRQIIDMGFDAFVNTVTSKDRGERQLQRLKKIYAAAKTSVGCPMDEEARFEAKMIAGRMKNQREKVKETEAHIEAVCRRFMYYHLLRTMPGFGPIVSAWVLGCIGNPHRFAGRKQVIRLAGLDLNAKRSGKRSDSAVAVISKRGNTDLRYALYQASKVATASDKHFRELFTRYLSGREKERGIRTKMRVKLAAKMLVIAWTMMKNETAFNPELLEVNMA; translated from the coding sequence ATGGTACGTGATGAAGCTACCAGGTATGAACAGTTCTGTCAATTCAAGCAGCAGGTCAGAGGGTCCGATTCGCACCTGATAGTGGGCATCGATGTGGCCAAGGACCGGCACCACGCGTTTTTCGGGATGCCCACCGGTCGCACACTGCTGCGGCGACTGATCTTTGAGAATAGCCGTGACGGATTTGAGCAACTGACCACTCGCGCCGAACAGCTTCGCCGCCAGCACGGCTTGTCGCAGGTGGTCTACGCGGTGGAACCGACGGGCAACTATCACAAGCCGCTGGCGCACTGGCTTCAGAGCCGCGGGCAAATGCTGGTTTTAGTGTCCAACAAGGCTATTGCGGAAAACCGTCAGACCCTCGACGGCCGTTGGGATAAAAACGACACCAAGGACAGTGCCAATGTCGCCGACCTGGTGTGCCAGGGCAAGTGCCAGTTCTTTGAAAAACCGGAGCCGGATATCGTCACCTTGCGTTCGCTATTGGCGTTGCGCCGGCGACTGAAGAAATACGAACATGCGCTGCGGATGCAGATCCGAAACGGTCTGATCGTCAAGTACTTTCCCGAGTTCGATGCGCTTTGGGGCAGTTGTTTGGAAGAAAACTTGAGACTGGTGGGCGAGTGTCTCTCGCCGCGGCAGATCATTGATATGGGCTTCGATGCCTTTGTGAATACCGTGACCAGCAAGGATCGCGGAGAGCGTCAGCTCCAGCGTCTGAAGAAGATCTACGCTGCCGCCAAGACGTCGGTGGGCTGTCCGATGGACGAAGAGGCGCGCTTCGAGGCGAAGATGATCGCCGGGCGGATGAAGAACCAACGGGAAAAGGTCAAGGAGACCGAGGCGCATATCGAGGCGGTCTGCCGCCGTTTCATGTATTATCATTTGTTGCGCACCATGCCCGGCTTCGGACCGATTGTGTCTGCATGGGTGCTCGGCTGCATCGGCAACCCCCATCGCTTCGCTGGTCGAAAACAAGTGATCCGCTTGGCCGGGTTGGACCTGAACGCCAAACGCAGCGGCAAACGCAGCGATAGTGCAGTTGCCGTGATCAGCAAGCGCGGCAATACAGACCTGCGTTATGCACTGTACCAGGCCTCGAAGGTAGCAACGGCATCCGACAAGCATTTCCGGGAACTGTTCACACGCTATTTAAGCGGTCGTGAAAAAGAGCGCGGCATCAGAACCAAGATGCGTGTCAAGCTGGCGGCCAAGATGCTGGTGATCGCCTGGACGATGATGAAAAACGAAACGGCTTTCAACCCCGAGTTGCTGGAGGTGAATATGGCATAA
- a CDS encoding class I SAM-dependent methyltransferase, with amino-acid sequence MKPSQYHSNKGWHNWLGYKIGDSYLEKYCPYYRGALYDLGCGEAPYKEYFLQYADSYTGVDWTKTLHNSRADIVSNLNEKIELVDEVADTIVSLSVMEHLCDPFKFLEESFRILKRGGHMILQVPWQWWVHEAPYDYFRYTPYALKYMFEKTGFKDVTVEPQAGFFTMWFLKMNYFSTRFVRGPKVLRWLIKACLVVFLWTPAQFLAPFLDKLDRHWEAEAPGYFVLARKV; translated from the coding sequence ATGAAACCTAGTCAATACCACAGTAATAAGGGTTGGCATAACTGGCTTGGCTATAAAATTGGCGACTCCTATTTAGAGAAATATTGTCCATACTACAGGGGTGCGCTTTACGATTTGGGCTGCGGTGAAGCGCCATATAAAGAGTATTTTCTGCAATATGCGGACAGCTATACCGGGGTTGATTGGACAAAGACATTGCATAATTCCCGTGCCGATATCGTTTCAAACCTGAATGAAAAAATAGAGCTTGTTGATGAAGTTGCCGACACAATCGTTTCTCTGTCTGTTATGGAGCACCTCTGCGACCCCTTCAAATTCCTGGAAGAATCATTCCGGATACTCAAAAGGGGGGGGCATATGATTCTTCAAGTCCCCTGGCAATGGTGGGTGCATGAAGCACCCTATGATTATTTCCGTTATACTCCCTACGCCCTGAAATATATGTTTGAGAAGACCGGTTTTAAGGATGTTACAGTTGAACCGCAGGCCGGTTTTTTTACCATGTGGTTCCTGAAGATGAATTATTTCAGCACACGATTTGTCCGTGGCCCCAAAGTTCTCAGATGGCTGATTAAAGCATGCCTTGTAGTTTTTCTTTGGACGCCTGCTCAGTTTCTGGCTCCATTTCTCGACAAACTGGATCGCCATTGGGAAGCAGAAGCGCCAGGATATTTTGTTCTGGCAAGAAAAGTTTAA
- a CDS encoding glycoside hydrolase family 108 protein, producing MDFETAFRKVIALEGGFRLHENATEGDVTYAGIYRKAHPSWEGWDYIDKGATPPTELVRSFYKTHYWDVFEGIDEDKRYILYEFAVNAGIKKATKIAQVVAGTVPDGIIGPKTIAAVNRMDTELFIAQYTIARIKHYLDLANSDPKRYAIYLRGWLNRTMEALT from the coding sequence ATGGATTTTGAGACCGCCTTCAGAAAGGTCATCGCGCTCGAGGGAGGCTTTCGGCTGCACGAAAACGCAACCGAAGGCGATGTGACCTATGCGGGCATCTACCGCAAGGCCCATCCATCCTGGGAGGGATGGGACTACATCGACAAGGGGGCCACCCCGCCAACCGAGCTTGTGCGAAGCTTTTATAAAACCCATTACTGGGATGTCTTTGAAGGCATCGATGAAGATAAACGCTACATCCTCTACGAGTTTGCCGTGAACGCAGGGATCAAGAAGGCAACCAAGATCGCTCAGGTTGTCGCAGGCACCGTCCCTGACGGCATTATCGGCCCCAAAACGATCGCAGCCGTAAACCGCATGGATACAGAGCTTTTTATCGCCCAATATACGATCGCCCGGATCAAGCACTACCTCGATCTGGCCAACAGCGATCCAAAACGCTACGCGATATACCTGCGCGGCTGGCTGAACAGGACTATGGAGGCGCTGACATGA